In one window of Caballeronia sp. TF1N1 DNA:
- a CDS encoding glutathione S-transferase family protein: MKLYYWPKTRAFRALWMLEEMRVPYDLEFVNIRAGVQNEPAFCRVNPMSKLPALEDGDVKVAESGALLLYLADRYPETKLGASPHDPLRGRFLQWMFFTGSCLEPAMAERMTGAQGNTVSFGWGDLARVERAIEGALEEGPWLLGEQFSAADILAASTLQIAFMAKLIAPQGVLFDYVERAVARDSHERAAAIDHREAERLALRPHTGAITPPAH, translated from the coding sequence ATGAAGCTCTATTACTGGCCGAAGACCCGCGCTTTTCGCGCGCTGTGGATGCTCGAGGAAATGCGCGTGCCCTACGATCTCGAGTTCGTGAACATCCGCGCGGGCGTGCAGAACGAGCCCGCGTTCTGCCGCGTCAATCCGATGTCGAAACTGCCCGCGCTGGAAGACGGCGACGTCAAGGTGGCGGAGTCGGGCGCGCTGCTGCTGTATCTCGCGGATCGCTATCCGGAAACGAAGCTCGGCGCTTCGCCGCACGACCCGTTGCGCGGCCGCTTTCTGCAGTGGATGTTCTTCACCGGTTCATGTCTCGAACCCGCGATGGCCGAACGCATGACCGGCGCACAAGGCAACACGGTGAGCTTCGGCTGGGGCGATCTGGCGCGCGTGGAGCGTGCCATCGAAGGCGCGCTCGAAGAAGGCCCGTGGCTGCTCGGCGAACAGTTCAGCGCCGCCGACATCCTCGCGGCGAGCACGCTGCAGATTGCGTTCATGGCGAAGCTGATCGCGCCGCAGGGCGTGCTCTTCGATTATGTCGAACGGGCGGTGGCGCGCGATAGTCATGAACGCGCGGCGGCGATCGATCATCGGGAAGCGGAGCGGCTCGCGTTACGGCCGCATACCGGCGCGATCACGCCGCCCGCGCATTGA
- a CDS encoding carbohydrate kinase: MATEKTSETFPQFVSAGDILTDMIRTDVSSWLSRPGGAGWNVARAVARLGLPTAAAGSLGTDNFSDDLWDASVAAGLDMRFLQRVERPPLLAIVHKTQPPTYYFMGENGADLAFDPSKLPQGWMERVKWAHFGCISLVRQPLGNTLAALAAQLRQHGVKISFDPNYRNLMEHGYEPTLRKMAALADLIKVSDEDLHMLFKGLSEADALAQIRAMNPQATVLVTRGSDEATLYADGQEYRARPPSVEVADTVGAGDASIGGLLYSLMARHGQWPDHLKFALAAGAAACRHSGGHSPSLEEVEELLR, encoded by the coding sequence ATGGCAACCGAGAAGACATCCGAGACCTTTCCGCAATTCGTTTCCGCAGGCGACATCCTCACGGACATGATCCGCACCGACGTGTCGAGCTGGCTTTCGCGTCCGGGCGGCGCGGGCTGGAACGTGGCGCGCGCGGTTGCGCGTCTCGGGTTGCCGACGGCGGCGGCCGGGTCGCTCGGCACCGATAATTTCTCCGACGATCTCTGGGACGCAAGCGTCGCCGCCGGCCTCGACATGCGTTTCCTGCAGCGCGTGGAACGTCCGCCGCTGCTCGCCATCGTCCACAAGACGCAGCCGCCCACTTACTACTTCATGGGCGAGAACGGCGCGGACCTCGCGTTCGATCCGTCGAAGCTGCCGCAAGGCTGGATGGAGCGCGTGAAGTGGGCGCATTTCGGCTGCATCAGCCTCGTGCGTCAACCGCTCGGCAACACGCTCGCCGCGCTCGCCGCGCAACTGCGTCAGCACGGCGTGAAGATCAGCTTCGATCCGAACTATCGCAACTTGATGGAGCACGGCTACGAGCCGACGCTGCGCAAGATGGCCGCCCTCGCCGATCTCATCAAGGTCTCCGACGAAGACCTGCACATGCTGTTCAAGGGCTTGTCCGAAGCGGACGCGCTCGCGCAAATCCGCGCGATGAACCCGCAAGCCACCGTGCTCGTCACGCGCGGTTCGGACGAAGCCACGCTTTATGCGGACGGCCAGGAATATCGCGCGCGGCCGCCGAGCGTCGAAGTGGCGGATACGGTCGGCGCCGGCGATGCGTCCATCGGCGGCTTGCTCTATAGCCTGATGGCGCGTCACGGCCAATGGCCCGATCACCTGAAGTTCGCGCTGGCGGCAGGCGCGGCGGCATGCCGGCATTCGGGCGGGCATTCGCCATCGCTCGAAGAAGTGGAGGAGCTGCTCCGGTAG
- a CDS encoding AGE family epimerase/isomerase — protein MNLTASPVETAPQASVDFRSRDFLLSHVRDTLAFYAPTARDESGGFFHFFKDDGRVYDRTTRHLVSSTRFVFNYAMAYRHFGDPSYQDWARHAFRFLRDAHWDAKHEGYDWEIEWRDGQANTLDGTRHCYGHAFVLLACAHAAMAGIDEAKPLIDETFALMERRFWDAEAGLYADEATPDWQLSDYRGQNANMHATEALLAAYEATGHVIYLDRAEKIAGNITLRQAKLSHGLVWEHFKRDWSVDWHYNESDSSNIFRPWGFQPGHQTEWAKLLLILERHRALPWLAPRAIELFDAGFCRAWDDRHGGLYYGFGPDDTICDHDKYFWVQAESFAAAALLGARTGRERFWDSYDELWRYSWEHFVDHEYGAWYRILTCDNRKYGDEKSPAGKTDYHTMGACYEVLNALGSHSTQR, from the coding sequence ATGAACCTGACCGCATCCCCCGTGGAAACCGCGCCGCAAGCGAGCGTCGATTTCCGCAGCCGCGACTTCCTGCTCTCGCACGTGCGCGACACGCTCGCGTTCTACGCGCCCACCGCGCGCGACGAGTCAGGCGGCTTTTTCCACTTCTTCAAGGACGACGGCCGGGTCTACGACCGCACCACGCGCCATCTCGTCAGCAGCACGCGCTTCGTCTTCAATTACGCGATGGCTTATCGCCATTTCGGCGATCCGTCGTATCAGGACTGGGCGCGCCACGCGTTCCGGTTCCTGCGCGACGCCCACTGGGACGCGAAGCACGAAGGCTACGACTGGGAAATTGAATGGCGCGACGGCCAGGCGAACACGCTCGACGGCACGCGTCATTGCTATGGCCATGCGTTCGTGCTGCTTGCTTGCGCGCACGCAGCCATGGCGGGCATCGACGAAGCGAAGCCGCTCATCGACGAGACTTTCGCGCTGATGGAGCGCCGCTTCTGGGACGCCGAAGCCGGTCTCTACGCCGACGAAGCCACGCCCGACTGGCAGTTGTCCGACTATCGCGGGCAGAACGCCAACATGCACGCGACCGAGGCGCTGCTCGCCGCGTATGAAGCCACCGGCCACGTGATTTATCTGGATCGCGCGGAGAAGATCGCGGGCAACATCACGCTGCGGCAGGCAAAGCTTTCGCACGGCCTCGTCTGGGAACACTTCAAGCGCGATTGGTCGGTGGACTGGCATTACAACGAATCCGACAGCTCGAACATTTTTCGTCCGTGGGGTTTTCAGCCGGGGCATCAGACCGAATGGGCGAAGCTGCTGCTGATCCTGGAGCGGCATCGCGCGCTGCCGTGGCTTGCGCCGCGCGCCATCGAATTGTTCGATGCAGGCTTCTGCCGCGCCTGGGACGATCGTCATGGCGGCCTCTATTACGGCTTCGGCCCCGACGACACCATCTGCGATCACGACAAGTACTTCTGGGTGCAGGCCGAAAGCTTCGCGGCGGCGGCGCTGCTCGGCGCGCGCACGGGCCGCGAGCGCTTCTGGGACAGCTACGACGAACTCTGGCGCTATAGCTGGGAACACTTCGTCGATCACGAGTACGGCGCGTGGTATCGCATCCTCACGTGCGACAACCGCAAGTACGGCGACGAGAAAAGTCCTGCCGGCAAGACCGACTATCACACCATGGGCGCGTGCTACGAAGTGCTGAACGCGCTCGGGTCCCATTCGACACAACGGTGA